A genomic region of Melanotaenia boesemani isolate fMelBoe1 chromosome 21, fMelBoe1.pri, whole genome shotgun sequence contains the following coding sequences:
- the LOC121631929 gene encoding sesquipedalian-1-like, giving the protein MKIDEKVVCYFESCNSPVDKEGYLSKKGEIKTSYQKRWFVLKGNLLFYKDRPTDRDLIGVIVLEGCTVQLCESEEKFAFSLVWSDPGLRTYKFSAEDQVSQESWIKALTSASHCYLALLVMDMERKYTDALGAFPGEPHGTFTVPNFTAEANHSAAILNPHASTLSSNLGQAAGARPSLSSSQRLHAQTISWSGSASKRSPKLWPKRSINAVAGSTPLPPMLECSGSCLGPQDDFRKLHEDFGKEVKELITDWSKRGHIGEIVQEENLIDFG; this is encoded by the exons ATGAAGATTGATGAAAAAGTTGTCTGCTATTTTGAATCGTGTAACTCACCTGTGGACAAAGAGGGTTACCTCtccaaaaag GGTGAGATAAAGACTTCCTATCAGAAGCGCTGGTTCGTGCTGAAGGGGAACCTCCTCTTCTACAAGGATCGGCCAACAGACCGGGACCTGATTGGGGTCATTGTTCTGGAGGGCTGCACCGTCCAGCTGTGTGAGTCTGAAGAAAAATTTGCTTTCTCTCTGGTTTGGAGCGACCCTGGGCTGCGGACGTACAAGTTTTCTGCGGAGGACCAGGTCAGTCAGGAAAGCTGGATCAAAGCCCTGACGTCAGCCAGCCACTGCTACCTGGCCCTGCTGGTGATGGACATGGAGAGGAAGTATACAG ATGCGTTAGGAGCCTTTCCTGGTGAACCACACGGAACTTTTACAGTGCCTAATTTCACAGCAGAAGCAAACCATTCAGCAGCAATTCTGAACCCCCATGCTTCCACGTTATCTTCGAATCTTGGGCAAGCTGCAGGAGCAAGACCCAGCCTGAGCTCCAGTCAGCGGCTTCATGCTCAGACCATTTCCTGGTCTGGATCAGCTAGCAAAAGATCACCCAAACTGTGGCCCAAGAGGAGCATAAATGCGGTGGCTGGTAGCACGCCTCTTCCGCCTATGTTGGAATGCTCAGGGTCCTGTTTAGGCCCACAAGATGATTTTAGAAAATTGCATGAGGATTTTGGAAAGGAAGTAAAGGAACTGATTACTGATTGGTCAAAACGAGGACATATTGGTGAAATTGTTCAGGAAGAAAACTTGATAGATTttggataa
- the LOC121631927 gene encoding zinc finger and SCAN domain-containing protein 20-like yields MSKLERLNARVAKLLNEAVQEVLEVVKETVSEYQQKTVRTQRENESLKRRLQELQDRIPKESTVGLPTSEPLAEERDDTPHYKQDSSLNQSHKPAVTLTEEKLTNNHEDQHGIKQESKEEDGDIQSQPEQCREQPEVESNINKDVVTSHTSPKANMGTTTVAFNSACNSSSGSMPGLHLASIKRETEKTECTSSEQPSTRAQYAGCVDLSSNSSRHTSAETHRSQVTEPYGLLVVNSNHTTHRRQGCTKTNRVAFDGRQIRMEHLRGKDVHLCVVCGKTFSRVGNLRIHQRCHTGEKPYGCVQCGRRFSQAGDLKKHKRVHTGEKPYYCSQCGKSFSRGENLKRHQRIHIGETLQLQQAWGEQR; encoded by the exons ATGTCAAAACTGGAACGTCTGAATGCCCGTGTGGCCAAACTGCTTAATGAGGCTGTGCAGGAGGTCCTGGAGGTGGTGAAGGAAACCGTGTCAGAGTACCAGCAAAAAACTGTCAGGACACAAAGAGAAAACGAGAGTCTCAAGAGAAGATTACAGGAACTTCAGGATAGGATACCCAAAGAAAGCACAG TTGGTTTGCCTACAAGTGAGCCTTTGGCTGAAGAAAGAGATGATACACCGCATTATAAGCAGGATTCAAGCCTAAATCAGAGCCATAAACCTGCTGTTACTCTTACTGAAGAAAAACTGACAAATAACCACGAAGATCAACATGGGATAAAGCAGGAATCCAAAGAGGAGGACGGCGATATTCAGTCACAACCTGAACAATGCAGAGAACAGCCAGAAGTGGAGAGCAACATAAATAAGGATGTTGTGACTTCCCACACCTCGCCCAAAGCTAACATGGGTACCACTACTGTCGCGTTTAACAGTGCATGCAACTCTTCCTCAGGATCCATGCCTGGCTTACACCTGGCTTCCATTAAAAGAGAAACGGAGAAAACCGAGTGCACATCCTCAGAGCAACCTTCTACTCGAGCGCAATATGCTGGTTGTGTGGATTTAAGCAGCAACTCGTCACGTCACACCTCTGCTGAGACCCACAGGTCGCAAGTCACAGAACCTTATGGACTTCTCGTTGTCAATTCAAATCACACCACCCATAGAAGACAGGgttgtacaaaaacaaacagggtTGCATTTGATGGAAGACAAATAAGGATGGAGCACCTCAGGGGGAAAGATGTACacttgtgtgttgtgtgtggaAAAACATTCAGCAGGGTTGGGAACTTAAGAATTCACCAGCGCTGTCACACAGGAGAAAAGCCGTATGGCTGCGTACAGTGTGGAAGGCGTTTCAGTCAGGCTGGAGACCTGAAGAAACACAAGAGAGTCCACACGGGGGAGAAACCGTATTATTGCAGCCAGTGTGGAAAGAGCTTCAGTCGAGGGGAGAATCTCAAACGACATCAGAGGATCCACATTGGAGAGACTCTGCAGTTACAGCAAGCATGGGGGGAGCAGCGGTAG
- the pkmyt1 gene encoding membrane-associated tyrosine- and threonine-specific cdc2-inhibitory kinase: protein MSVAVETTSSRVPLPLPAHFSHAEQSFSLKKRRLPFSSSSGSNSPCSSPARLSHSLPPLPPSKGCPPLSRMFHHHLSPWTPLSHSLSESPPPNSVYDPSKHKSYFSQCFTNLGLLGRGSFGEVYKVQSNEDGCMYAIKRSAQRFRGDSERKRSVREAQNHERICPHPHILNFVAAWEEAGRLYIQTELCSTSLLLHAENKPPGPDEPAVWSYLCDLLSALQHLHCHGFVHLDLKPANVLITNSGRLKLADFGLLLELKPTNTEPHERKVKDDVQEGDPRYMAPELLRGEYGPAADVFSLGVSMLELACNIEVPNGGEGWQQLRQGHLPSEVTNGLSVELQSILQMMLAPEPSERPTVSELLALPSIRKHRWKRRIYLMAAETILTLASLCQLVVCSGCRLLSSIHLPFLPQWNKPVPCTPPKDSWDGDLTLPLSNVHRDQGSPEDDAIFLHHSDPEHSPSFLHRIKSRLSVESTSTPLPGSPTGTHQSPAHTSTCSVLGDWPSCNLALTPSSIHSNGSCHTITPSTSPVRTERYSGSSKRCLHNWVQTEKGLIRPNFEPKNLLSLFEETTLEL from the exons ATGTCAGTTGCGGTGGAAACCACATCGTCCAGAGTGCCTCTCCCTCTCCCAGCCCACTTCTCCCATGCAGAGCAGTCCTTCTCCCTTAAAAAGCGTCGGCTCCCGTTTTCGTCATCATCTGGATCCAACTCTCCGTGCTCTTCCCCTGCTCGACTCTCGCATTCTCTCCCCCCACTGCCACCGTCTAAGGGATGTCCTCCTCTGAGCAGGATGTTCCACCACCATCTATCCCCTTGGACACCCTTGTCCCATTCCCTTAGTGAATCCCCCCCTCCAAATTCTGTATATGATCCTAGTAAACATAAGTCCTATTTCAGTCAGTGCTTTACTAATTTGGGCCTCCTGGGAAGAGGATCCTTTGGAGAAGTCTATAAG GTACAAAGCAATGAGGATGGCTGCATGTATGCAATCAAGCGCTCTGCTCAGCGCTTCAGGGGTGACAGTGAGAGGAAACGAAGTGTGAGGGAAGCCCAGAACCATGAACGCATTTGTCCTCATCCCCACATCCTGAATTTTGTGGCAGCATGGGAGGAAGCTGGTAGACTGTACATTCAGACAGAGCTGTGTAGCACCAGTTTGCTGCTCCATGCTGAGAACAAGcctcctggtccag ACGAGCCTGCTGTATGGTCCTACCTGTGCGACCTCCTCTCTGCACTACAACACTTGCATTGTCATGGTTTTGTGCATTTGGACCTCAAACCTGCCAATGTTCTCATCACTAACTCTGGCCGTCTCAAGCTGGCTGACTTTGGGTTGCTGCTGGAACTGAAGCCGACAAATACAGAGCCCCATGAGAGGAAAGTCAAGGACGATGTCCAGGAGGGTGATCCTAGATACATGGCCCCTGAGCTTCTCCGCGGAGAATATGGgcctgctgcagatgttttcag tttggGTGTTTCTATGCTGGAGCTCGCCTGTAATATTGAGGTTCCAAATGGTGGCGAAGGATGGCAGCAGCTCAGACAGGGTCATCTTCCTTCAGAGGTGACAAATG GCCTGTCTGTTGAGCTACAGTCAATCCTACAGATGATGCTGGCCCCAGAACCATCTGAGAGACCCACTGTCTCTGAGCTTCTTGCCCTTCCCTCTATTAGAAAACACAGATGGAAAAGGCGCATTTATCTTATGGCTGCTGAAACCATATTGACACTGGCCTCCCTGTGCCAG TTGGTGGTCTGTTCTGGGTGCAGACTCTTGTCCTCCATTCACCTGCCCTTCCTCCCCCAGTGGAACAAGCCAGTGCCCTGCACACCTCCCAAGGACAGCTGGGATGGGGATCTAACACTGCCCCTCAGTAATGTACATAGAGACCAAGGgagtccagaggatgatgccatttttctgcatcactcagACCCAGAACATTCACCTTCTTTCTTGCACAG GATCAAATCTAGACTCTCTGTGGAAAGCACATCCACTCCTCTCCCAGGTTCACCAACAGGCACCCATCAAAGTCCTGCCCATACCTCCACTTGCTCAGTTCTAGGTGACTGGCCCTCCTGTAACTTGGCTCTGACCCCCTCCAGCATCCATTCAAATGGTTCCTGCCACACCATCACACCCAGCACGAGTCCTGTACGTACCGAGCGGTATTCAGGCTCCTCAAAACGATGTCTTCACAACTGGGTTCAAACAGAAAAGGGTTTAATCCGACCCAACTTTGAACCAAAAAATCTGCTCAGTCTGTTTGAAGAAACAACTCTTGAACTGTAG